In Gopherus flavomarginatus isolate rGopFla2 chromosome 1, rGopFla2.mat.asm, whole genome shotgun sequence, a single genomic region encodes these proteins:
- the LOC127043278 gene encoding LOW QUALITY PROTEIN: trefoil factor 2-like (The sequence of the model RefSeq protein was modified relative to this genomic sequence to represent the inferred CDS: substituted 2 bases at 2 genomic stop codons) — protein MQERKDCGKLGINAVECQTKRCCFDASIKGVPWRFIPYSKPDTCECAMDIKERKNHGYSGISEKXXQTKGCCFDSEYPSVPWCFHPRIKKDNILL, from the exons ATGCAAG AGAGAAAGGACTGTGGAAAGCTGGGAATCAATGCTGTGGAATGCCAGACAAAGAGATGCTGTTTTGATGCAAGCATCAAAGGTGTTCCCTGGCGATTCATTCCCTACTCAAAGCCAG ATACATGTGAATGTGCTATGGACATAAAGGAAAGAAAGAACCATGGTTATTCAGGCATTTCAGAAAAATAATGACAAACTAAGGGCTGTTGTTTTGATTCAGAATACCCAAGTGTACCCTGGTGTTTCCATCCTCGAATAAAAAAAGATAACATACTTCTATGA